DNA sequence from the Sphingomonas sp. genome:
GCGCCTTGGTCGGCATGCAGCCGGTATTGACGCAGGTGCCGCCGATCAGGTGACGCTCGGCCAGCGCCACCTCCATCCCTGCCGCGGCCAGCCGCCCGGCCAGCGACGGGCCGGCCTGGCCGGCGCCGATCACGATCGCGTCGAAGCGCCGGGCGCTCACCGCGCGTTCACAGGGGCCGGGCGAGCGCGAGAACGATCAGAGCCGCGCCGCCGATCGCGACCGCGTCCTCGATCAGGGCCGCCGGCCGGTCGCGGCCGAAACCGCGCGCCAGCGTAGCGCGTGCCGCCGCGCCGGCATAAGTGCCGATCACCGCGCCGACCATGCCGGCGATGAGGCCGGGGACGAGCATGTCCGCCATCGCCCCGATCGCCGCGCCGGTGACGCCGCCCATGAGCAGGCGGGTGCCGAACTGGACCGGCACCTTGCGGCTTGGCGTGGCGGGAAGCTGATCGCTGACCAGCTCGCCCACGGCGAGCAGGCTGAGAATGCCGACCGCCCAGATCGAACCCAGAAAGGCGAAGGGCGTGGCGGCGAGCGAGATGCAGCCGAGCCAGGCGCCCCAGGCCAAGGCGGCGGGCGCGGTCATCGCGCGCAGGCCCGCGACGACGCCGATCAATGCGGCGAGCAGATAGATCATCCTTCCGTTCCTTTCCCGTTTGGAGAAAAGGTGGATGCAGGCGAAGCGCGACAGTCCGGCGCCACCGGGGCAGAGAGTGCCGTGCGGCGGGGAGTCGGTCAATCGGGGACGGAGACGCCGGAACGAAAAGTGGTGGACGCACTAGGGCTCGAACCTAGGACCCGCTGATTAAGAGTCAGCTGCTCTACCAACTGAGCTATGCGTCCATTGCCATGCGGCAGTCCGCGGGCGGCCTGGGCGGCCCGGCGAAGGCGCCATTTAGGGGCGGCGCGCGGGGATTGCAACCGTCTTAGAGCCCGCCTCCGCCGCGGCGCGGATCGCGGCGGGTCTGGCGGTCGATCGACATCAGGAGGCCGATGCAGATCATCACCGTCATCATCGCCGATCCGCCATAGGAGACGAGCGGCAGCGGGATGCCGACGACGGGGGCGAGACCCATCACCATCATGAGATTCACCGCGATGTAGAAGAAGATGGTGAGCGTCAGGCCCGCCGCCGCCAGCCGCTCGAACCGGCCCCTGGCGTCGACCGCGACCTTCATCCCCCAGCGCAGCAGCAGGAAGAAGAGCGCGATCAGCACCAGCCCGCCGACCAGCCCCCATTCCTCGGCGAAGGCGGAAAAGATGAAGTCGGTATGCTGCTCGGGCAGATATTGGAGATGGCTCTGCGAGCCGTTGAGGAAGCCCTTGCCGAACAGTCCGCCCGAGCCGATCGCGATCTGCGACTGGGTGATGTGATAGCCGGCGCCGAGCGGGTCCTCCTCCGGATTGAGGAAGATCAGCACGCGCGCCTGCTGGTGCGGCATCATCAGCGAATAAGCGATGGGCACCATCGCCGCGACCGCCGCCGCCCCGCCCAGGAACCAGGAGAGCGGCAGCCCGGCGAGGAACATGATCCCGATCGCCGAGAGGACGAGCAGGGCGGCGGTGCCGAGGTCCGGCTGAATGAGGATGAGCAGGGTGGGCACGGCGAGCAAAGCGAGCGCCGGCCACAAAGCCGACCAGCGGCCGATCTCGCGCGGCGGCACCATCGCGTAGAAGCGGGCGAGGACCAGCATCATCACCGGCTTGGCGAGCTCGGAAGGCTGGATGCGGATCACGCCGAGATCGAGCCAGGAGCGCGCGCCGCCGGCGATCGCGCCGAAGGCGAAGACGGTGATGAGCAGCAGAATGATGCCGGCATAGGCGAGGTGGACCGTCTCCTCGAACAGCTTGGGCCGGATGTAGGAGAGCGCGATCGCCATGGCGAGGAAGGTGGCGAAACGCACCGCATGGGGCAGCGCCCAGGGCATCAGCGAACCGCCCGCCGCCGAATAGAGGCTGAGCATCCCGGCCCCGGCGAGCGCGATGACGATCCACATCACCCGCCAGGGCAGCTCGGCGATCTGTTTCGGAACGACCAGCGCCATCAGGGGGCCTCGGCCGGAGGCGGGGCGGCGGCCGCGGCGGCGCGGGCGGCTTCCCATTGGGTCGTGCGGCGCGCCATCCGTTCGCCGATATTGCCGCCCCATTCGCGCTCCAGCGGCTCCAGCGCTGCCATCGCCCGGTCCTTGTCGAACAGATAGGTGAGCACGTCGCGGGCGACCGGCGCAGCGGCGCGCGATCCGCCCATGCCGTGTTCGATCACCACCGCGCCGGCATAAAGCGGGCGGTCCACCGGCGCGAAGAAGACGAACAGGCCATGGTCGCGGAAGCGCCGCGCCACGCCCGCGCCGCCGCGCGATCCGCTGGAAATGGCGCGGACCTGCGCCGTGCCGGTCTTGCCGCCCATCAGAATGTCGGGGAAGGGGAGGCGGCTGCGCCCGGCCGTGCCGGCGCCGTTCACGACTTCCGACATCGCCCGGCGGATCCGTTCGAAATGGGCGGGATCGTATGCGAAATCGGCCGGCGCCGGCCCCTCGCCCGCGATCAGGCGCGGGCGCACGCGCCTGCCCGACGCGAGGCACGCCGACATGGTCGCGAGCTGGAGCGGATTCACGATCACATAGCCCTGACCGATCACCGCGTTCAGCGAGTCCGAATGGCTCCAGGCCTGGTCGAAGCGGCGGCGTTTCCAGGCGGCGTCGGGAATGGTGCCGTAGCTCTGGCTGACCACCGGCATGTCGAAGCGCTCGCCAAGGCCCAGCGCGCGCGCCATCGATGCGATGATCTCGTAACCGTGACGGTGCGCCATCGCGTAGAAATAGGTGTTGCAGCTGCGCGCGATGGCGCGGTGCATATTCATCGGCCCGTGCCGGCCGAGGCAACGGAAGACGCGGTTGCCGAGCCGGTAGCCGCCACCGCAGCTCACGACATCCTCGGGATCGACGCCCGCCTCCAGCAGCGCCATCGCCGCCATCGGCTTCAGCGTCGATCCGGGCGGATAGAGCGCGTTCAAGACCTTGTTGAGCAGGGGCCGGCGCTCGTCCTCCGACATCATCGCCCATTCGGACCGGCTGATCCCGTCGGAAAAGGCGTTGGGATCGTAAGCGGGCATCGAGGCCATGGCGAGCAGGTCGCCATTGTTGCAGTCCATGATGACGCAGGCACCCGATTCATCGCCGATCCGCCGCGCCGCATAGCTTTGCAGGCCGGCGTCGATCGTGGTGCGCAGCGGCGCGCCGCTGACGTCGGGCAGGGTGCGCAGCTCGCGCACCAGCCGGCCGCGTGCCGTCACCTCGACCCGCGCCGCGCCCGGCCGCCCGCGCAGGCGCTGCTCCACCACCTTCTCCAGCCCCTCCTTGCCGATCTTGAAGCCGGGGGTGAGCAGCAGGGGGGAGCGGTTCTCCGCTTCATACTCGTCGCGATTGGGCGTGCCGACATAGCCGATCAGATGGCCGACGGCGGCGCCCTCGGGATAGAAGCGGGCGAAGGCGCGCAACGGCGATACGCCGGGCAAATCGGGCAACCGCACCGTCACCTCGGCGAATTTCTCGAAAGAGAGATGCTCGGCGACCGGCACCGGCTGGAAACCGGCGGCCGCGGCCAGATCCTCGCGGATCTTCTCGACCGCCTCCGGCGTCAGCGACAGGATGCGCGTCAGCTCGGCGATCACGCGATCGGCATCCTCGATCTGGTCGGGGATGAGATCGACGCGGAAATCGCTGCGGTTGGAGGCCATGGGCTGGCCGTGCCGGTCGACGATCCAGCCCCGGCGCGGCGGAATCAGCCGGGTCTGGATGCGGTTGGAATCGGCGAGATCGGAATAACGCTGGTTCTGCGCGATCGCGACATAGCCCATCCGCCCGGCCAGCACCGCGGCGAGCGCCGCCTGCCCCGCGCCGATCAGCATCGCGCGGCGCGAGAAGCTGGCGGCGATGCCGGCCTCGGTGGGCGGGGGGCGATAACGCTTCTTCATCGCCCGAGCCGCCAGCGATCGAGCGCCAGCACGATCCGCGCGGCGACCGGATAAGCGAGGATGCCGACAATCATTTGCGGCACCACGACCGTGAAGGCGACGTCGCTCTTCATCAGCAGAGCGACATACCAGGCGCCGACAGTGTGCAGTGCGATAAGCGCGGCGGCGATCAGCCAGTCCATCATATAGTCGCGAAAGCCGAGCCGGCTGTCGATGAAATCGAGCGCGAGGAAGGCCGCCGTCCACAGCAGCATCGACTGGCCGAGCGGGTTGCCGGCGACGAGATCGTTCAGGAGGCCGAGCGCGAGAGCGGTGTTGGCGCTCCAGATTTCCGGCCGCAGCAGCCGCCAGGTGATGAGCAAGAGGAAGCCGAGATCGGGCACCAGCGGCGTGGCGGCCACGAAGGGCAGCAGCACGAGCAGGATCGCGACGATGGTCGAGATGGTCGGCACGAAACGGTTGCGCAGGTCGCGGATCGCGACTTCGGTGCTGGAGCCGGCGATCCGGCTCATCGCGGCGCCTCGGCGGGAGTCGGTTGCGCCTGCTGCAGCGCCGGCTGGTAGCGCGGGTCGCGCTGACGGTCGGCGTTGGCGGCCGGCGCGGCGGGACCCGGCGGAGCCGCCACCGGCGGCGCGCGGTGCTGTTGCGGCGCGTCGGCGAGCGTGCCGTCCACCGCCGGCTGGTAGGCGCGCTGGACGATCGCGAAATCGGCGCGGGCCGGATCGGCCATCGGCCGCGCGATCGCGGTGTCGCCCTCGATCCGGATCACCCGCGCGACCGGCACGTTGGGCGGGAAGATGCCGCCGATGCCGGACGTGACCAGCACGTCGCCGGAGCGGAAAGGATTTTCGCCGACCTCCAGCGTGCGCAATTCGATCGTGCCGTCGCCGCGCCCGGCGGCGATCGCCGGCGTGCCGTCGCGCACCAGCCGCACCGGCACGTTGCTCGACGCATCGGTGACGAGCAGCACCCGCGCCGCCCAGCGCCCGGTCTCGATCACCCGGCCGATCAGCCCGTCGGACGAGCGCACCGGCATCCCGGCGGCGACGCCCGATCCGGTGCCGGCCGAAAGCGTCGCGAGCCGGCGCGGCGACTGGAAGGAGGAGCCGACGATCCGCGCCACCGTCACTTCGTCGGTGACGTCCTGCGCCAGGCCCAGCATCGCGGTCAGCCGCCGGTTTTCGGCCTCGGCCGCCTGCGCCGCGACCAAGGCGCGGCGCGTTTCCGCAAGCTCGGCCCGAAGCTGCGCGTTCTGCGATCCGGCGCGAAAATAATCGGAAATGGCGCTGCCGAGACCGCTGAAGAAGCCGGTGACGGAGCGCCCGCCCGAGCTGACCGGCGCCGTCGCGTCCAGCGCCGCGCCCCTGATCGCCGCGAAGCCGCGCGGATCGATCGCCGCGACGATCAGCAGCAGGACGGCGATCAGCATCCCCGCCACGGCCACGACATAGCCGAGGAACAGGCCATATTGCGCCTTGCGGGAGAAACCCGGACGCCGTTTCGCGGGCGGCGCCATGCTGCGCGTCCCCCTAACTAGGCGGTCTGCAGCACGCCGCGGAAGACGTCCTCCTCCATCGCGCGGCCGGTGCCGAGCGCGACGCAGGTGAGGGGGTCGTCGGCGACGGTGACGGGAAGGCCGGTTTCGTCGCGCAGCACTTCGTCGAGGCCCTTGAGCAGCGCGCCGCCGCCGGTGAGCACGATGCCCTGATCGACGATGTCGGCGGCCAGCTCCGGCGCGGTATTCTCCAGCGCGATGCGCACGCCCTCGACGATCGTGCCGACCGGTTCGCTCAATGCCTCGGCGATCTGCCGCTGGTTGATCGTGATCTCCTTGGGTACGCCGTTGACCAGGTCGCGGCCCTTGATGTGGACGGTCTCGCCGTCCTCGCCATTGGCAGGCGGCTTGGCGATGCCGACCTGCTTCTTGATCCGCTCGGCCGTGGCCTCGCCGATCAGCAGGTTGTGGTTGCGGCGGACATAGGAGCTGATCGCCTCGTCCATCTTGTCGCCGCCGACGCGCACCGAGGTGGTGTAGGCGAGGCCGCGCAAGCTGAGCACCGCGACTTCCGTCGTGCCGCCGCCGATATCGACGACCATGGAGCCGATCGGCTCGGTCACCGGCATGTCGGCGCCGATCGCGGCGGCCATCGGCTCCTCGATCAGATAGACCTGCCGCGCCCCGGCGTTGGAGGCGGCGTCGCGGATCGCGCGCCGCTCGACCGAGGTGGAGCCCGAAGGCACGCAGATCACGATCTCCGGCCAGCGCGGGAAGCGGCGGCGGCCGTGCACCTTGGCGATGAAATATTTGATCATCTGCTCGGCGACGTCGATGTCCGCGATCACGCCGTCGCGCAGGGGGCGGATCGCCTCGATCTGGTCCGGCGTCTTGCCCATCATGAGCTTGGCGTCGTCGCCGACCGCCTTGACGCGCTTGACGCCGTTGATCGTCTCGATCGCGACCACGGACGGCTCGTTGAGCACCACGCCGCGGCCGCGCACATAGACCACCGTATTGGCGGTACCGAGGTCGATCGCCATGTCGTGGGAGGGGAGGCGGAAAAGATTGAAGAAGGACATGAACGGCCTTGTCGTCTGGAGGCTTTGGGCATGGGCGGGAGACTCCCGGTCGCGCCCGAAAAATGTCTATAGGATGCTCCCGCCTCGCCGGTCCACAACAGATATGCGCAACGCGGCTCGCGAGCCGCCGCCGCTTCGTATAGAGCTTCCCTCATGTCAATACGGCGCCTTCCCGAGCATCTGGTCAACCGCATCGCCGCGGGCGAGGTGGTGGAACGGCCGGCCAGCGCGCTGAAGGAGCTGGTCGAGAACGCGATCGACGCCGGCGCGAGGCGAATCGCCGTGACGCTCGCTGGCGGCGGCGTGGACGGGATGAGCGTCACCGACGACGGGTGCGGCATGGCCCCGGACGAGATCGCGCTGGCCTTGGAGCGGCACGCCACGTCCAAGCTCCCTGACGACGCCATCGAGAATGTCGCCACCCTGGGCTTTCGCGGCGAGGCGCTGCCGTCGATCGCCAGCGTCGCCCGGCTCACCATCGAAAGCCGCCCCCGGGGCGCCGACGGCTGGTCGCGCGCGATCGACAACGGCAAGCTGGCGGGAGAGGGGCCGGCCGCACTGCCGCCCGGCACCCGCGTCACGGTGGCAGGGCTGTTCGACAAGGTCCCCGCCCGGCGCAAGTTCCTGCGCTCCGCGCGCAGCGAATATGCCGCCTGCCTCGATGTCGTGAAGCGTCTCGCCATGGCGCGGCCCGATATCGGTTTCACGCTGGAGCATGACGGGCGCCGCACCCTCCAGGTCCAGCCCGGCGAGGACCGCCCCGCCCGGGTCACGGCGCTGACCGACCGGGAGCTCGCCGCCAACAGCCTGGCGATCGATTATGCCCGCGGCTCCGCCCGGCTCGGCGGCGTTGCCGGCCTGCCGACCTTCAACCGGGGCGTGGCGGACCATCAATATCTGTTCGTCAACGGCCGCCCGGTGAAGGACCGCGTGCTGATCGGCGCGGTGCGCGCCGCCTATCAGGATCTGCTGGCCCGCGACCGCCACCCGGTCCTGGCCCTCTTCATCGATCTCCCCGCCGACGAGCTGGACGTGAACGTCCACCCGGCCAAGACCGAGGTCCGCTTCCGCGATCCCGGCAATATCCGCGGCCTGATCGTCGGCGGCCTGCGCCACGCCCTCGACGAAGCCGGCCACCGCTCCGCCCAGCGCCCCAGCGCGGCGGCGCTGGGCAATTGGCAAAGCGAACCCACCCCCAACCGTCATTCCCGCGAAAGCGGGAATCCCGCTTCTTCCTTCTTTTACCCTCGTCAAGAAAGCTGGACCCCCGCTTTCGCGGGAGTGACGGGGGAGGGGGCAGATGGGAGCCTTCGCGACCGCGCCCACGATTTCGCCCCCCAGGCCCGCGCCGAAATCGCCGCCGAAGCGCCGCCGGAATCCGCGCGCCATCCGCTCGGCGTCGCGCGCGGCCAGGTCGCCGCGACCTATATCGTCGCCGAGGCCGAAGACGGCCTCGTCCTCGTCGACCAGCATGCCGCGCATGAGCGCCTGGTGCTGGAACGGATGCGCCGGGCGATGGCGGCGGGCGGCGTCGCCGCGCAGGCCCTGCTGCTGCCCGAAGTGGTCGAGCTGGACGAGCCCGCCTGCGACCGGCTGGAGGCGCGCATCGCCGAGCTGGCCGAACTGGGCCTGGAGATCGAGCGGTTCGGCCCGCGCGCCATGCTGGTCCGCGCCATGCCCGCCATGCTGGGCGCGAGCGACGCCAAGGGCCTCGTCACCGACCTCGCCGACGATCTGGCCGCCTTCGACGGCGCGCTGTCCCTCAAGGAAAAGCTCGACCATGTCGCCGCGACCATGGCCTGCCACGGTTCGGTCCGCGCCGGCCGCCTCCTCTCCGTCGCCGAGATGAACGCATTGCTGCGCGAGATGGAGGTGACGCCGCACAGCGGCCAGTGCAACCACGGCCGCCCGACCTGGGTGAAGCTGGCCCATGGTGACATCGAGAAGCTGTTCGGGCGGAAGTAGCCTCAGCCGCGCCAGTCTTTTGCGAGCAAGGCGAAATAGAGGTCGTCGATCCAACGGCCGTCGCACAGGAAGGCTTCGCGGAAATGGCCTTCCTGGTGGAAGCCGAGCGCGCGGATGATCTTTACGGAGGCGATGTTCTCGGCCGTGGCGACCGCCACGAAGCGATGGACGCGATGCGCGTCGATCAGCCAGGGGATCAGGGCCGTCAACGCCTCGCGAACATAGGCCTGGCGTTGATGAGCGGGGAGGATGCGGTAGCCGAGCTCGACCTGCCGTTCGCCGGGCACGTCGAAACCGACGCCAATGTCGCCGACCACCGCGCCATCCGCGCGGCGGGCGAGGACGAACTGATACCAGGGGCCGCCCGGTTCGATCGCGCCGGGTTGTTTCGCCTGCATGTCGGCGATCAGCTGCCTGAGGAAGGCGCGCGGATCGTCGCGGCGGACGGTGTAGCGCGTCATCTCCGGGTCCGCCCAGGCGGGCATCAGCGCGTCCAGATCCGAATCGCGCGGACGGCGCAGGATCAGCCGTTCGGTCTCGATGAAGATCATTGCGATGGCTTCAGGTCGCGCAGTCCCTTGCCGATCGCCTCGATCGGATGGGCGGCGGCGCGGGCGCGGCTGGCTTTCAGGCGCGGATAGCCGGCCTCGGCGTCGGCGATCAGCTCCCTGACGAAGGCGCCGGAGCGGACTTCGCGCAGGATGCGGCGCATCTCGGTGCGGGTGTCGGCGGTGACGATCCTCTCCCCGCCTTTCAACGCGCCGAACTCGGCGGTGTTGGAAATCGCCTCGCGCATGCCGGCGATGCCACGCGCATGGATGAGATCGGCGATCAGCTTCACTTCGGCAAGGCATTCGAAATAGGCGATTTCGGGAGAATATCCGGCCTCGACCAAGGTGTCGTAGCCGCCCAGGATCAGCTCCGGGATCGCGCCCCAGAGCACGGCCGCCTCGTTGAACAGGTCGGCCTCGCATTCCTCGGCGAAGCTGGTCGGCAGGATTCCCGCTCGGCCGCTGCCGATCGCGGCGGCGTAAGACAGCGCCAGCGCCTGCGCGCCGCCGCTCGCGTCCTGCTCGACCGCGATCAGCCCGATCAGGCCGGCGCCGGCGAGATAGTCGTCGCGCAAGGCCGTGCCCGGCCCCTTGGGCGCGGCGAGGAAGATGTCGAGATCGGGACGCGGCTGGATCAGGCCGAAGCGGATCGACAGGCCGTGCGCGAAGCCCAGAGCGGCGCCGAGCTTCAGGTGCGGCGCCAGTTCCTCGGCATAGATGCGGCCATGATCCTCATCGGCGGCGAGCAGCATCGCCACGTCCGCCTGCGCGGCGGCCTCGGCTGACGGCATGACGTCGAACCCGTCGGCCCGCGCCTGTTCGCGGCGCGTGGAGCCTTCGCGCAGGGCGACCGTCACGGCGACGCCGCTGTCCCGCAGGTTCAGCGCCTGGGCGCGGCCCTGATTGCCGTAACCGACGACCGCCACCCGCCTGGCGCGAATGATCGAGAGATCGCAATCCTTATCGAACCAGGCCTGCATATGCGCGGCCTAGGTGAAGGACAGGGCTTCGACAAGCTCGGCCCGAACAATTGGGGTGTCGGGCGGGGCCATGAAACGCCGCCAGTCGGCCGGCGGCTGATGGCGGAACCAGGTATATTGGCGCTTGGCATATTGGCGGGTCGCGGCCTGCCCTGCCGCCAGCGCCTCGTCGTGGCCGAGATCGCCGCGCAGGAAGGCGGCGATCTCCGGCACGCCGATCGCGCGCATCACCGGGGCGGACGGCGATAATTCTCGCTCTAGAAGCGAACGAACTTCCACAATCCCTTCTTCTGAAAAGATTTCTTTAAAGCGCTTGTCGCAGCGCCGATGCAGCCAGTCGCGCGGGGGCAGCAGGATGAGGGGGCGCAATGCCACCTCCCCGCCGATCCCGCCGACCTTCTCGGTTTGCCAGTCCCGCAGGGTCCGGCCGGTCGATCGCACCACCTCCAGCGCCCGAGCGATGCGGGTGGTATCGCTCGGCCGGAGGCGCGCGGCCGCTTCCGGGTCCTCACGCGCCAGAGCGGCATGGGCGTCCGCCACGAGCAGCGCGCGGACCTCCGCGCGGATCGCGGGATCGATCTCGGGCACCGGCGCGATGCCGTCGAGCAGGGTGCGGATGTAGAGGCCGGTGCCGCCGGCGAGGA
Encoded proteins:
- a CDS encoding DUF4126 domain-containing protein, with amino-acid sequence MIYLLAALIGVVAGLRAMTAPAALAWGAWLGCISLAATPFAFLGSIWAVGILSLLAVGELVSDQLPATPSRKVPVQFGTRLLMGGVTGAAIGAMADMLVPGLIAGMVGAVIGTYAGAAARATLARGFGRDRPAALIEDAVAIGGAALIVLALARPL
- a CDS encoding GNAT family N-acetyltransferase, with protein sequence MIFIETERLILRRPRDSDLDALMPAWADPEMTRYTVRRDDPRAFLRQLIADMQAKQPGAIEPGGPWYQFVLARRADGAVVGDIGVGFDVPGERQVELGYRILPAHQRQAYVREALTALIPWLIDAHRVHRFVAVATAENIASVKIIRALGFHQEGHFREAFLCDGRWIDDLYFALLAKDWRG
- the rodA gene encoding rod shape-determining protein RodA, which encodes MALVVPKQIAELPWRVMWIVIALAGAGMLSLYSAAGGSLMPWALPHAVRFATFLAMAIALSYIRPKLFEETVHLAYAGIILLLITVFAFGAIAGGARSWLDLGVIRIQPSELAKPVMMLVLARFYAMVPPREIGRWSALWPALALLAVPTLLILIQPDLGTAALLVLSAIGIMFLAGLPLSWFLGGAAAVAAMVPIAYSLMMPHQQARVLIFLNPEEDPLGAGYHITQSQIAIGSGGLFGKGFLNGSQSHLQYLPEQHTDFIFSAFAEEWGLVGGLVLIALFFLLLRWGMKVAVDARGRFERLAAAGLTLTIFFYIAVNLMMVMGLAPVVGIPLPLVSYGGSAMMTVMICIGLLMSIDRQTRRDPRRGGGGL
- the mreC gene encoding rod shape-determining protein MreC codes for the protein MAPPAKRRPGFSRKAQYGLFLGYVVAVAGMLIAVLLLIVAAIDPRGFAAIRGAALDATAPVSSGGRSVTGFFSGLGSAISDYFRAGSQNAQLRAELAETRRALVAAQAAEAENRRLTAMLGLAQDVTDEVTVARIVGSSFQSPRRLATLSAGTGSGVAAGMPVRSSDGLIGRVIETGRWAARVLLVTDASSNVPVRLVRDGTPAIAAGRGDGTIELRTLEVGENPFRSGDVLVTSGIGGIFPPNVPVARVIRIEGDTAIARPMADPARADFAIVQRAYQPAVDGTLADAPQQHRAPPVAAPPGPAAPAANADRQRDPRYQPALQQAQPTPAEAPR
- the mreD gene encoding rod shape-determining protein MreD — its product is MSRIAGSSTEVAIRDLRNRFVPTISTIVAILLVLLPFVAATPLVPDLGFLLLITWRLLRPEIWSANTALALGLLNDLVAGNPLGQSMLLWTAAFLALDFIDSRLGFRDYMMDWLIAAALIALHTVGAWYVALLMKSDVAFTVVVPQMIVGILAYPVAARIVLALDRWRLGR
- the mutL gene encoding DNA mismatch repair endonuclease MutL — translated: MSIRRLPEHLVNRIAAGEVVERPASALKELVENAIDAGARRIAVTLAGGGVDGMSVTDDGCGMAPDEIALALERHATSKLPDDAIENVATLGFRGEALPSIASVARLTIESRPRGADGWSRAIDNGKLAGEGPAALPPGTRVTVAGLFDKVPARRKFLRSARSEYAACLDVVKRLAMARPDIGFTLEHDGRRTLQVQPGEDRPARVTALTDRELAANSLAIDYARGSARLGGVAGLPTFNRGVADHQYLFVNGRPVKDRVLIGAVRAAYQDLLARDRHPVLALFIDLPADELDVNVHPAKTEVRFRDPGNIRGLIVGGLRHALDEAGHRSAQRPSAAALGNWQSEPTPNRHSRESGNPASSFFYPRQESWTPAFAGVTGEGADGSLRDRAHDFAPQARAEIAAEAPPESARHPLGVARGQVAATYIVAEAEDGLVLVDQHAAHERLVLERMRRAMAAGGVAAQALLLPEVVELDEPACDRLEARIAELAELGLEIERFGPRAMLVRAMPAMLGASDAKGLVTDLADDLAAFDGALSLKEKLDHVAATMACHGSVRAGRLLSVAEMNALLREMEVTPHSGQCNHGRPTWVKLAHGDIEKLFGRK
- the mrdA gene encoding penicillin-binding protein 2, producing the protein MKKRYRPPPTEAGIAASFSRRAMLIGAGQAALAAVLAGRMGYVAIAQNQRYSDLADSNRIQTRLIPPRRGWIVDRHGQPMASNRSDFRVDLIPDQIEDADRVIAELTRILSLTPEAVEKIREDLAAAAGFQPVPVAEHLSFEKFAEVTVRLPDLPGVSPLRAFARFYPEGAAVGHLIGYVGTPNRDEYEAENRSPLLLTPGFKIGKEGLEKVVEQRLRGRPGAARVEVTARGRLVRELRTLPDVSGAPLRTTIDAGLQSYAARRIGDESGACVIMDCNNGDLLAMASMPAYDPNAFSDGISRSEWAMMSEDERRPLLNKVLNALYPPGSTLKPMAAMALLEAGVDPEDVVSCGGGYRLGNRVFRCLGRHGPMNMHRAIARSCNTYFYAMAHRHGYEIIASMARALGLGERFDMPVVSQSYGTIPDAAWKRRRFDQAWSHSDSLNAVIGQGYVIVNPLQLATMSACLASGRRVRPRLIAGEGPAPADFAYDPAHFERIRRAMSEVVNGAGTAGRSRLPFPDILMGGKTGTAQVRAISSGSRGGAGVARRFRDHGLFVFFAPVDRPLYAGAVVIEHGMGGSRAAAPVARDVLTYLFDKDRAMAALEPLEREWGGNIGERMARRTTQWEAARAAAAAAPPPAEAP
- a CDS encoding rod shape-determining protein; protein product: MSFFNLFRLPSHDMAIDLGTANTVVYVRGRGVVLNEPSVVAIETINGVKRVKAVGDDAKLMMGKTPDQIEAIRPLRDGVIADIDVAEQMIKYFIAKVHGRRRFPRWPEIVICVPSGSTSVERRAIRDAASNAGARQVYLIEEPMAAAIGADMPVTEPIGSMVVDIGGGTTEVAVLSLRGLAYTTSVRVGGDKMDEAISSYVRRNHNLLIGEATAERIKKQVGIAKPPANGEDGETVHIKGRDLVNGVPKEITINQRQIAEALSEPVGTIVEGVRIALENTAPELAADIVDQGIVLTGGGALLKGLDEVLRDETGLPVTVADDPLTCVALGTGRAMEEDVFRGVLQTA
- the miaA gene encoding tRNA (adenosine(37)-N6)-dimethylallyltransferase MiaA; its protein translation is MNMGSSGKPPLALIAGPTASGKSALALAFAEATGGAIINADSAQVYKELRVVSARPSKDDECRAPHRLYGYRSGAETCSAADWAGDARREIAAVHAEGRLPILAGGTGLYIRTLLDGIAPVPEIDPAIRAEVRALLVADAHAALAREDPEAAARLRPSDTTRIARALEVVRSTGRTLRDWQTEKVGGIGGEVALRPLILLPPRDWLHRRCDKRFKEIFSEEGIVEVRSLLERELSPSAPVMRAIGVPEIAAFLRGDLGHDEALAAGQAATRQYAKRQYTWFRHQPPADWRRFMAPPDTPIVRAELVEALSFT
- the ilvC gene encoding ketol-acid reductoisomerase, giving the protein MQAWFDKDCDLSIIRARRVAVVGYGNQGRAQALNLRDSGVAVTVALREGSTRREQARADGFDVMPSAEAAAQADVAMLLAADEDHGRIYAEELAPHLKLGAALGFAHGLSIRFGLIQPRPDLDIFLAAPKGPGTALRDDYLAGAGLIGLIAVEQDASGGAQALALSYAAAIGSGRAGILPTSFAEECEADLFNEAAVLWGAIPELILGGYDTLVEAGYSPEIAYFECLAEVKLIADLIHARGIAGMREAISNTAEFGALKGGERIVTADTRTEMRRILREVRSGAFVRELIADAEAGYPRLKASRARAAAHPIEAIGKGLRDLKPSQ